A genomic region of Dehalococcoidia bacterium contains the following coding sequences:
- a CDS encoding SMC family ATPase: MVPLRLRLHNFLCYRENCPPLDFTGISMACLSGENGHGKSALLDAITWAVWGQARGKSDDELIHLGHVDMEVEFDFRVGDARYRALRKRRKGTASSPGRTLLEFQVLSGEAWKPLSGASVRETQQQIIDAVRLDYETFRNSAFLMQGRADEFTIKPPNDRKKVLAEILGLSAYDGYEVKARDERRRWEAEARRLDVLLEQYAGVLAREPEHRRERDEMQAELTAIEADLAQQRELQTALREAEKAVQLLRAQAESAAKERDTAEQHVARAGAELARQCATLDGLAALLARAATIRSDYAALRAAREHEAEQSQRLRAVSALQRDEEAARRQIEREEQALTARAVQQETEAKRQRAIVARVHEAENERTALTAARDELDLLERRLREARLELEEQSNTAGQLKVENDRLLADMKELKRKQTELELGGARCPVCRTELGEEGKARVRDEYEVEGRALAERYRHNTPRRDEAEHRIAALKGEVNRVEADSGRRRQTVERRAAELDRLDRDAAEAMAALPEIERELVELTHQLTRSAFAAEPRRQLEQARSTIARTGYDRVAHDHATAEVRRLAAAEEEHLRLQRAEETERAAREAAGRAARELAEWSERRDVARANCDRLAEQLGAQPDPRPQLQRLAEQIGALEGQERRTRQALGAAEQKLEDCAVTQRLQTGAQAELAAARGKEQIYEDLAVAFGRRGVQALIIDSVLPEIEGEANRLLARMTNGRMSVALSTQRATQKGTVAETLDVTISDELGTRAYELFSGGEAFRINLALRIALSKLLAHRAGAQIPTLIVDEGFGTQDAAGRERLIEAMSAVSSDFECMIVITHIDELKDQFEQQIHVEKTPEGSIARVM, from the coding sequence GTGGTGCCACTCCGCCTGCGCCTGCACAACTTCCTTTGTTACCGTGAGAACTGCCCGCCGCTCGACTTCACGGGCATCAGCATGGCCTGTCTCAGCGGCGAGAACGGCCATGGCAAGTCGGCGCTGCTTGACGCGATTACGTGGGCCGTGTGGGGCCAGGCGCGCGGCAAGTCGGACGACGAGCTGATTCACCTCGGCCACGTCGACATGGAGGTGGAGTTCGACTTCCGCGTGGGCGACGCGCGCTACCGGGCGCTGCGCAAGCGGCGCAAGGGCACGGCCAGCAGCCCCGGCCGCACGCTGCTCGAGTTCCAGGTGCTCTCCGGCGAGGCATGGAAGCCGCTCTCCGGCGCCAGCGTGCGCGAGACGCAGCAGCAGATCATCGACGCCGTGCGGCTGGACTATGAGACCTTCCGGAACAGCGCCTTCCTGATGCAGGGCCGCGCCGACGAGTTCACGATCAAGCCGCCCAACGATCGCAAGAAAGTGCTGGCCGAGATCCTCGGCCTGAGCGCCTACGACGGCTACGAGGTGAAGGCGCGCGACGAGCGCCGCCGCTGGGAGGCGGAGGCGCGCCGCCTCGACGTGCTGCTCGAACAGTACGCCGGCGTGCTGGCGCGCGAGCCGGAGCACCGCCGCGAGCGCGACGAGATGCAGGCCGAGCTGACGGCGATCGAAGCGGACCTGGCGCAGCAGCGCGAGTTGCAGACGGCGCTGCGCGAGGCGGAGAAGGCCGTGCAGCTGCTGCGGGCGCAGGCCGAAAGCGCCGCGAAGGAGCGCGACACGGCGGAGCAGCACGTCGCGCGCGCCGGCGCCGAGCTGGCGCGGCAGTGCGCAACGCTGGACGGCCTCGCCGCCCTGCTCGCGCGGGCGGCCACGATCCGATCGGACTACGCCGCGCTGCGCGCCGCCCGCGAGCACGAAGCGGAGCAGTCGCAACGGCTGCGCGCCGTCTCGGCCCTGCAGCGCGATGAGGAAGCCGCCCGCCGCCAGATCGAGCGCGAGGAGCAGGCGCTGACCGCCCGCGCCGTGCAGCAAGAGACGGAGGCGAAGCGTCAGCGCGCGATCGTCGCCCGTGTGCACGAGGCGGAGAACGAGCGCACGGCGCTGACGGCGGCGCGCGACGAGCTCGACCTGCTGGAGCGGCGGTTGCGCGAGGCGCGGCTGGAACTGGAAGAGCAGAGCAACACCGCCGGCCAGCTCAAGGTCGAAAACGATCGCCTGCTGGCGGACATGAAGGAGCTCAAGCGCAAGCAAACCGAGCTCGAACTCGGCGGTGCACGCTGTCCGGTCTGCCGCACCGAGCTCGGCGAAGAGGGCAAAGCCCGTGTGCGCGACGAATACGAAGTCGAGGGGAGAGCCCTCGCCGAACGCTACCGTCACAACACGCCGCGCCGCGACGAAGCCGAGCACCGCATCGCCGCGCTGAAGGGCGAGGTGAACCGCGTCGAGGCCGACTCCGGCCGGCGGCGGCAAACGGTCGAGCGCCGCGCCGCCGAGCTCGACCGCCTCGATCGCGATGCCGCCGAAGCCATGGCGGCGCTGCCCGAGATCGAACGCGAGCTGGTCGAACTGACCCATCAGCTCACACGCAGCGCCTTCGCCGCCGAGCCACGCCGTCAGCTCGAACAGGCGCGGTCGACGATCGCCAGGACCGGTTACGACCGCGTGGCGCACGACCATGCCACGGCCGAAGTGCGGCGGCTTGCCGCCGCCGAGGAAGAACACCTGCGCCTGCAACGCGCCGAGGAGACGGAACGGGCCGCGCGTGAGGCCGCCGGCCGGGCCGCGCGCGAACTGGCCGAGTGGAGTGAGCGGCGCGACGTCGCCCGCGCGAACTGCGACCGGCTCGCTGAGCAGCTCGGCGCTCAGCCCGATCCACGCCCGCAGTTGCAGCGGCTGGCCGAGCAGATCGGCGCCCTGGAGGGCCAGGAGCGGCGCACCCGGCAAGCGCTCGGCGCCGCGGAGCAAAAGCTGGAAGACTGTGCCGTCACCCAGCGGCTGCAGACGGGAGCGCAGGCCGAGCTGGCCGCCGCCCGCGGCAAGGAGCAGATCTACGAAGACCTGGCCGTTGCCTTCGGCAGGCGCGGCGTGCAGGCGCTGATCATCGACTCGGTGCTGCCGGAGATCGAGGGCGAGGCGAACCGCCTGCTGGCGCGCATGACCAACGGCCGCATGAGCGTGGCGCTCAGCACGCAGCGCGCCACGCAGAAGGGCACCGTGGCCGAGACGCTGGACGTGACCATCTCCGACGAGCTGGGCACGCGCGCCTACGAGCTGTTCAGCGGCGGCGAGGCGTTCCGCATCAACCTGGCGCTGCGCATCGCCTTGTCGAAGCTGCTGGCCCACCGCGCCGGCGCCCAGATTCCGACGCTGATCGTGGACGAAGGTTTCGGTACGCAGGATGCTGCCGGCCGCGAACGGCTGATCGAGGCGATGAGCGCCGTCTCCAGCGACTTCGAGTGCATGATTGTGATCACGCACATCGACGAGCTGAAGGACCAGTTCGAGCAGCAGATCCACGTCGAAAAGACGCCGGAAGGCTCGATCGCCCGCGTGATGTAG
- a CDS encoding AAA family ATPase — protein sequence MNLHTSALATTYIGRERELALLGTLLDAVVEGGSVALVYGEAGIGKTRTAEELARAAAARGLRVLWGRCHESEGAPPFWPWVQVIRGCLREAEPERLRAELGTAAPIVAQLVPELHDLIGAQPEPPPIAPDQAQFQMFDGLARFLFAAARRQPLLIVLDDLHWADSASLLQLQFMVRELRDAPLVILATYRDDEATRGRPLARALADLARSPILLRLPLAGLTKPDIARLVATVTGKQPPEPLVDLVTRETEGNPFFASEILRLLSADGRLDAWGGTPTGAIRWTIPHTVRDAIGRRLELLSDACIATLATASVLGQEFQLRPLQAVVAVLPDARLSAEDVLDALEEAETRGIIEAVPASAGWYRFAHALIRNILYEDLPSTRRMRLHRLAGEALERLYGGGAGAQLAELASHFVRAAPARDAGKAARYERWAGDHALTIYAYEEAAEHFASALHVLDLAGNDVEELAEESTPSARCDLLLSLGNARRMAGDVAIARETFLRAAALAQRDKARFVRAVQGIAADIPQRHSGDPELARLLGEALAMLEQGDSRERAMLLIRLAIELWHLPEVERSLELGTAGAAMARRLADAEATAYALRFEVLSGALDPERRLARSEELVQLARAEQNLALELSGHGWCAICLLELGDAAGAEAAIEAYAALAERLRQPVHLAQVAALRSTTACMSGRFSEAEAAAEAGFALAQRAGRADARTTHAGLLLILRILQGRLEGLQEVLQGFAAEYPSMAVWRCGLAYLYAELELEAEARVTLEAVAADGFETIPQDNLWLTSLTSLAECCAFLADAERAIQLYDLLLPYARCNVVISGGAGCTGSVARCLGLLATTLQRWEDAERHFEAALAMNARLGALPWLAVAQCNYAAMLLARGAPGDRERAAALLAQAAATAVKLDMASLTRRCEALSAVLQAAAPAAAAAGRGRAEYPDGLSEREAEVLKLLAAGLSNKEIADRLVLSPRTVETHIQRTYAKIGVRGRSEAVAYAIRHGLV from the coding sequence ATGAATCTGCACACTTCGGCCCTCGCAACGACCTACATCGGCCGCGAGCGAGAACTGGCCCTGCTCGGCACCCTGCTGGATGCCGTGGTCGAGGGCGGCAGCGTTGCCCTCGTCTACGGCGAGGCGGGGATCGGCAAGACACGCACCGCCGAAGAGCTCGCGCGGGCGGCCGCCGCGCGCGGCCTGCGGGTCCTGTGGGGGCGCTGCCACGAGAGCGAGGGCGCTCCGCCCTTCTGGCCCTGGGTGCAGGTCATCCGCGGCTGCCTGCGCGAAGCCGAGCCGGAGCGCCTGCGCGCGGAACTGGGTACGGCCGCGCCGATCGTCGCCCAGCTCGTGCCCGAACTGCACGATCTGATCGGCGCACAGCCGGAGCCGCCGCCCATCGCGCCAGACCAGGCCCAGTTCCAGATGTTCGACGGCCTGGCGCGGTTCCTCTTCGCCGCCGCCAGGCGCCAGCCGCTGCTGATCGTACTTGACGACCTGCACTGGGCGGATTCGGCCTCGCTGCTCCAGTTGCAGTTCATGGTGCGCGAGCTGCGCGACGCGCCGCTCGTAATCCTGGCCACCTACCGCGACGACGAGGCGACGCGAGGCCGCCCGCTGGCTCGGGCGCTCGCCGACCTCGCGCGTTCGCCGATCCTGCTGCGCCTGCCGCTCGCCGGACTCACGAAGCCCGACATCGCGCGCCTGGTGGCCACGGTGACCGGCAAACAACCGCCGGAACCCCTCGTCGATCTCGTCACGCGCGAAACCGAGGGGAATCCCTTCTTCGCCTCGGAGATCCTTCGGCTGCTTAGCGCGGATGGGCGACTCGATGCCTGGGGCGGCACACCGACCGGCGCGATCAGATGGACGATTCCGCACACGGTTCGCGATGCGATCGGCCGGCGGCTGGAACTGCTCTCCGACGCGTGTATCGCCACCCTGGCGACGGCATCGGTGCTCGGCCAGGAGTTTCAGCTCCGCCCCTTGCAGGCGGTGGTCGCCGTGCTGCCCGACGCCCGCCTCTCGGCTGAAGACGTGCTTGACGCCCTCGAGGAGGCCGAGACGCGCGGCATCATCGAGGCGGTGCCGGCAAGCGCGGGTTGGTATCGCTTCGCTCATGCGCTGATCCGCAACATCCTCTACGAAGACCTGCCCAGCACCCGCCGCATGCGCCTGCACCGGCTGGCCGGCGAGGCGCTCGAGCGCCTGTACGGCGGCGGCGCGGGCGCGCAGCTTGCCGAACTCGCTAGTCATTTCGTTCGCGCCGCGCCGGCCCGCGACGCCGGCAAGGCGGCCCGCTACGAGCGCTGGGCGGGCGACCACGCGTTGACGATTTACGCCTACGAGGAGGCAGCTGAGCACTTCGCGAGCGCGCTGCACGTGCTCGACCTGGCCGGCAACGATGTCGAAGAGCTGGCAGAGGAGAGCACGCCCAGCGCTCGCTGCGATCTGCTGCTGAGCCTGGGCAATGCCCGGCGTATGGCGGGCGACGTCGCCATCGCTCGCGAAACGTTCCTCCGGGCGGCTGCCCTCGCGCAGCGCGATAAGGCCCGCTTCGTGCGCGCGGTGCAGGGAATCGCCGCCGACATTCCGCAGCGCCACAGCGGCGACCCGGAGCTGGCGCGCCTGCTCGGCGAGGCGCTCGCCATGCTGGAGCAGGGCGACAGCCGCGAGCGGGCGATGCTGCTTATCCGGCTCGCGATCGAGCTCTGGCACCTCCCCGAGGTCGAGCGCAGCCTTGAACTGGGAACAGCCGGCGCCGCCATGGCTCGCCGCCTGGCTGATGCTGAGGCGACGGCCTATGCGCTGCGTTTCGAAGTGTTGAGCGGCGCCCTCGACCCGGAACGACGGCTCGCACGTAGCGAAGAGCTGGTGCAGCTTGCGCGGGCCGAGCAGAACCTGGCGCTGGAGCTTTCCGGCCACGGCTGGTGCGCCATCTGTCTGCTCGAGCTTGGCGATGCCGCCGGCGCCGAAGCGGCGATCGAGGCCTATGCTGCGCTTGCCGAGCGTCTGCGTCAGCCCGTGCATTTGGCGCAGGTCGCCGCCCTGCGATCCACCACCGCCTGCATGAGCGGGCGCTTCAGCGAGGCCGAAGCCGCAGCCGAAGCCGGCTTCGCCCTCGCTCAGCGCGCCGGGCGCGCGGACGCACGCACGACTCACGCGGGGCTGCTGCTGATCCTGCGCATCCTCCAGGGCCGCCTGGAAGGTCTGCAAGAGGTGCTTCAGGGGTTCGCCGCCGAGTACCCGTCGATGGCGGTATGGCGCTGCGGCCTGGCCTATCTCTACGCCGAGCTGGAGCTTGAGGCCGAGGCCCGGGTGACGCTCGAAGCGGTGGCGGCAGACGGGTTCGAGACAATTCCGCAGGATAACCTCTGGCTGACGTCGCTCACATCGCTTGCCGAGTGTTGTGCCTTCCTCGCCGATGCTGAGCGGGCGATCCAGCTCTACGATCTCCTGCTGCCCTATGCACGCTGCAACGTCGTGATCAGCGGAGGCGCGGGTTGCACCGGCTCGGTGGCCCGCTGCCTGGGGCTGCTGGCGACGACGCTGCAGCGCTGGGAGGATGCCGAACGCCACTTCGAAGCGGCGCTGGCGATGAACGCCCGCCTCGGCGCCCTGCCCTGGCTGGCGGTGGCGCAGTGCAACTATGCCGCCATGCTGCTGGCGCGTGGCGCCCCCGGCGACCGCGAGCGGGCCGCGGCGCTGCTGGCGCAGGCGGCGGCCACGGCGGTGAAGCTGGACATGGCCAGCCTCACGCGGCGTTGCGAAGCGCTCAGCGCCGTGCTGCAGGCGGCTGCACCGGCTGCCGCTGCTGCCGGCCGCGGCCGGGCCGAATATCCCGATGGGCTCAGCGAGCGTGAGGCCGAGGTACTGAAGCTGCTTGCGGCGGGGCTGAGCAACAAGGAGATCGCGGACCGCCTGGTGCTCAGCCCGCGCACCGTCGAGACGCACATCCAGCGCACCTACGCCAAGATCGGCGTCCGTGGCCGCAGCGAGGCCGTGGCCTACGCCATTCGGCATGGCCTCGTCTAA
- a CDS encoding glycine--tRNA ligase, which yields METLVSLCKRRGFVYPAAEIYGGFANAWDYGPLGAELRRNIRNAWWRAMVQERDDVVGLEATVITNPKVWVASGHVSTFNDPMVDCKNCQSRFRADHIDLAGPCPDCGMTGQFTEPRLFNMMMQTYVGPVQSEENVAYLRPETAQGMFINFENVLTSTRKKLPFGIAQNGRSFRNEITPGNFIFRTREFEQMEMEYFVKPGEHHAAYDYWRKERFRWFLRLGIKPEKLRYLMHPKEALAHYSIGTTDIEYLYPIGWQELEGIASRSDYDLRQHSELSGQQLSFFDEESKQHIVPYVVEPAAGVDRTFLALLCDAYDEETLENGEKRTVLHLHPTIAPVTVAILPLSRNEKLTPTARRVWELLRPHFVTQYDDSQAIGRRYRRQDEIGTPWCVTVDFQTVEADQAVTIRERDSMAQERVPIGGLLAALRERHDAAVARSAALAAGYEPELPKE from the coding sequence ATGGAGACGCTCGTCTCCCTTTGCAAGCGGCGCGGTTTTGTCTACCCGGCCGCCGAGATCTACGGCGGCTTCGCCAACGCCTGGGACTACGGTCCGCTCGGCGCCGAGCTGCGCCGCAACATCCGCAACGCCTGGTGGCGGGCGATGGTGCAGGAGCGCGACGACGTCGTCGGCCTCGAAGCGACGGTCATCACCAACCCGAAGGTCTGGGTCGCCTCCGGCCACGTTAGCACCTTCAACGACCCGATGGTGGACTGCAAGAACTGCCAGTCGCGCTTCCGCGCCGACCATATCGACCTCGCCGGCCCCTGCCCCGACTGCGGCATGACCGGCCAGTTCACCGAGCCGCGCCTGTTCAACATGATGATGCAGACGTACGTCGGCCCGGTGCAGTCGGAGGAGAACGTCGCCTATCTGCGGCCGGAGACCGCGCAGGGCATGTTCATTAACTTCGAGAACGTGCTCACCAGCACGCGCAAGAAGCTGCCCTTCGGCATCGCGCAGAACGGCCGCAGCTTCCGCAATGAGATCACGCCCGGCAACTTCATTTTTCGAACGCGCGAGTTCGAGCAGATGGAGATGGAGTACTTTGTAAAGCCCGGCGAGCACCACGCCGCCTACGATTACTGGCGCAAGGAGCGTTTTCGCTGGTTCCTGCGCCTGGGCATCAAGCCGGAGAAGCTGCGCTATCTCATGCATCCCAAAGAGGCGCTGGCGCACTACTCGATCGGCACGACGGACATCGAGTATCTCTATCCGATCGGCTGGCAGGAGCTGGAGGGCATCGCCTCGCGCAGCGACTATGACCTGCGCCAGCACAGCGAGCTTTCTGGCCAGCAGCTCAGCTTCTTCGACGAAGAGAGCAAACAGCACATCGTTCCCTATGTGGTCGAGCCGGCCGCCGGTGTGGACCGTACCTTTCTCGCCCTGCTCTGCGACGCCTACGACGAGGAGACGCTGGAGAACGGCGAGAAGCGCACGGTGCTGCATCTGCACCCAACGATCGCGCCGGTGACGGTGGCGATCCTGCCGCTCAGCCGCAACGAGAAGCTGACGCCCACCGCGCGCCGCGTCTGGGAGCTGCTGCGGCCGCACTTCGTCACGCAGTACGACGACTCGCAGGCGATCGGCCGCCGATACCGCCGCCAGGACGAGATCGGCACGCCCTGGTGCGTGACCGTGGACTTCCAAACCGTCGAAGCGGACCAGGCCGTGACGATCCGCGAGCGCGACAGCATGGCGCAGGAGCGCGTGCCGATCGGCGGCCTGCTGGCGGCGCTGCGCGAGCGCCACGACGCGGCCGTGGCGCGTTCGGCCGCCCTGGCCGCGGGCTACGAGCCGGAGCTGCCCAAGGAATGA
- a CDS encoding enoyl-CoA hydratase-related protein, whose translation MNEVLYELDGHIATISLNRPEAMNALNTPLRTLLRGAFERFRDTSQAWVAIVTGAGERAFSAGADLKEMSQRNRALHEGGHDAFWEPETPALNRGLPIWKPVIAAVNGYCLAGGLELALSCDIRIAAEHATFGLAEVMRGIIPGGGGTQRLPRLIPFGVALEMMFTGDRITAQEAYRVGLVNHVVPATEVLPAARRLAERICQNAPLSLRAIKESAYRGYDAPLDEGLRIEALLSRIIRTTSDSVEGPTAFAEKRPAAWQGR comes from the coding sequence GTGAACGAGGTTCTCTACGAGCTGGATGGCCACATCGCCACGATCTCGCTGAACCGCCCGGAGGCGATGAACGCGCTCAACACGCCGCTGCGCACGCTGCTGCGCGGGGCGTTCGAGCGCTTTCGCGACACGTCCCAGGCCTGGGTGGCGATCGTCACCGGCGCGGGCGAGCGCGCCTTCAGCGCCGGCGCCGACCTGAAGGAGATGAGCCAGCGCAACCGCGCCCTGCACGAGGGTGGCCACGACGCCTTCTGGGAGCCGGAGACGCCCGCCCTCAATCGCGGCCTGCCGATCTGGAAGCCGGTGATCGCCGCGGTCAACGGCTACTGTCTGGCCGGCGGGCTGGAGCTGGCGCTCTCCTGCGACATCCGCATCGCCGCCGAGCATGCGACCTTCGGCCTGGCCGAGGTGATGCGCGGCATCATTCCCGGCGGCGGCGGCACGCAGCGGCTGCCGCGCCTGATTCCCTTCGGCGTCGCGCTGGAGATGATGTTCACCGGCGACCGCATCACCGCGCAGGAGGCGTACCGCGTGGGCCTGGTCAACCACGTCGTGCCGGCAACGGAGGTGCTGCCGGCCGCACGCAGGCTGGCCGAGCGCATCTGTCAGAACGCGCCGCTCTCCCTGCGGGCGATCAAGGAGTCGGCCTATCGCGGCTACGACGCGCCGCTGGACGAGGGGCTGCGCATCGAGGCGTTGCTCTCACGCATCATCCGCACCACGTCGGACAGCGTCGAAGGCCCAACCGCCTTCGCCGAGAAGCGCCCGGCGGCCTGGCAGGGGCGCTGA
- the sbcD gene encoding exonuclease subunit SbcD: protein MKLIHFADLHIGVENYSRPDPETGLPSRLLDFLGAFDELVEYALGEQADLVVFAGDAYKTRDPTQTHQREFAKRVHRLASSGIPVYLLIGNHDLPNAAARANALEIFRTLQVENVYLGSRIGTTRVQTRGGPVQIVGVPWPSRSTLLTKEEHRALSIDEVDRKIEEILGDTIRDEAEALDPSIPAILTAHIAMHGSKVKTGSEDWMTVGRFPALQPSVLDADRFDYVALGHHHIQQQVGSRPPMYYAGSMQRVDFGEEHDDKGFMVATLDPALPAGQRVTEVEFRRVRARRFVTVEVTVRGEDATGDVIAAIRRADVRDAIVRVLITLTPPQNAALRDNDVREALAGAHVVATISKSLVQERRRRAFDEASPERMAPLDALGRYFDSRETPADYREQLLSHARVIVEGVNEPE from the coding sequence GTGAAACTCATCCACTTCGCCGACCTGCACATCGGCGTGGAGAACTACAGCCGACCCGACCCGGAGACGGGCCTGCCCTCGCGCCTGCTGGACTTCCTCGGCGCCTTCGACGAGCTCGTCGAGTACGCGCTGGGCGAGCAGGCGGACCTCGTTGTCTTCGCCGGCGACGCCTACAAGACGCGCGATCCGACGCAGACGCACCAGCGCGAGTTCGCCAAACGCGTGCACAGGCTCGCCTCGAGCGGCATCCCCGTCTATCTCTTGATCGGCAACCACGACCTGCCCAACGCCGCCGCCCGCGCCAACGCGCTGGAGATCTTCCGCACGTTGCAGGTCGAAAACGTCTACCTCGGCTCGCGCATCGGCACCACGCGCGTGCAGACGCGCGGCGGCCCCGTGCAGATCGTCGGCGTGCCCTGGCCCAGCCGCAGCACGCTGCTCACCAAAGAGGAGCACCGTGCCCTCAGCATCGACGAGGTGGATCGCAAGATCGAGGAGATCCTCGGCGACACGATCCGCGACGAAGCCGAGGCGCTCGATCCGTCGATCCCCGCGATCCTCACCGCGCACATCGCCATGCACGGATCGAAGGTGAAGACGGGCAGCGAAGACTGGATGACCGTCGGCCGTTTCCCCGCGCTGCAGCCGAGCGTGCTGGACGCCGATCGCTTCGACTACGTGGCCCTGGGTCACCACCACATCCAGCAGCAGGTCGGCTCGCGCCCGCCGATGTACTATGCCGGCTCGATGCAGCGCGTCGACTTCGGCGAGGAGCACGACGACAAGGGCTTCATGGTCGCCACCCTCGACCCGGCGCTGCCCGCGGGCCAGCGCGTCACCGAGGTTGAGTTCCGGCGCGTGCGGGCGCGCCGCTTCGTCACGGTCGAGGTCACCGTGCGCGGCGAGGACGCGACCGGCGACGTGATCGCCGCCATCCGCCGCGCCGACGTGCGCGATGCGATCGTGCGCGTACTGATCACGCTTACGCCACCGCAGAACGCCGCCCTGCGCGATAACGACGTGCGCGAGGCGCTGGCCGGGGCGCACGTCGTCGCGACGATCAGCAAGAGCCTGGTGCAGGAGCGCCGCCGCCGCGCCTTCGACGAAGCCTCGCCGGAGCGCATGGCGCCGCTCGACGCGCTCGGCCGCTACTTCGACAGCCGCGAGACGCCGGCCGACTACCGCGAGCAACTGCTCAGCCACGCCCGCGTCATCGTGGAAGGCGTGAACGAGCCGGAGTAG